In Silene latifolia isolate original U9 population chromosome X, ASM4854445v1, whole genome shotgun sequence, the following proteins share a genomic window:
- the LOC141618294 gene encoding uncharacterized protein LOC141618294, with translation MASRYEVEVTITSAKDLKNVNWRHGPNKPYAVAWVDSERKVSTRVDEEGDTCPRWDQTLTIPLDRPIHDATLYIDVVHAYAESDTKPLIGSAKLPLREVVDEAGFGSRFSRSLKLKRPSGRPHGKLEVEVTVREPRYQAPDPYRAPPYGVTRDTGYGTAPSSYAPPPPGVTRDTGYGSAPPYAAPPAGYPYGQPSYGQPGYAQPGYAQPGYGQPGYAQPGYGQPGYAQGGYGQPGYAQPGYGQAGYGQGVVVEEKKKSKFGGMGTGLAVGAVAGALGGLALVEGFDALEDHVADEAAERVEDDLADGDYDGGDDGW, from the exons ATGGCATCAAGGTACGAGGTAGAAGTAACCATAACCTCAGCCAAAGACCTTAAAAACGTCAATTGGCGCCACGGCCCGAATAAGCCTTACGCCGTAGCATGGGTCGACTCGGAACGAAAAGTTTCGACTCGAGTCGACGAAGAAGGTGATACTTGTCCAAGGTGGGATCAGACTTTAACCATCCCTCTTGATCGTCCGATCCATGATGCTACACTTTATATCGACGTCGTCCACGCCTACGCCGAATCGGATACTAAGCCGCTTATTGGATCGGCTAAGCTCCCTCTTCGCGAAGTTGTTGATGAAGCCGGGTTTGGTAGCCGTTTCTCTCGCTCCCTCAAACTCAAACGCCCTTCAG GTAGGCCCCACGGTAAGCTGGAGGTAGAAGTCACAGTCCGTGAGCCGCGGTACCAAGCCCCTGACCCGTACCGCGCACCGCCATACGGTGTAACCCGGGATACTGGATACGGAACAGCTCCATCATCGTACGCACCGCCTCCGCCTGGTGTGACCAGGGATACTGGATACGGATCAGCCCCACCTTACGCAGCGCCCCCGGCTGGATACCCGTATGGGCAGCCGAGTTACGGTCAGCCAGGGTATGCGCAGCCGGGGTATGCTCAGCCTGGATACGGGCAGCCAGGTTATGCTCAACCTGGGTACGGGCAGCCGGGCTATGCTCAAGGCGGGTATGGGCAGCCAGGTTATGCTCAACCCGGGTATGGGCAGGCGGGGTACGGGCAGGGGGTGGTAGttgaggagaagaagaagagtaaGTTTGGAGGAATGGGGACGGGATTGGCTGTGGGTGCGGTAGCAGGGGCATTAGGTGGACTTGCATTGGTAGAAGGGTTCGATGCATTGGAAGATCATGTAGCGGATGAGGCGGCGGAGAGGGTGGAGGATGATCTTGCTGACGGGGATTATGATGGTGGTGACGATGGGTGGTGA
- the LOC141618293 gene encoding sec-independent protein translocase protein TATB, chloroplastic-like: MSSTALCTVSFGIASPVKLEKTAMFSLSICSCSSTHLKTFNFPLSSRLSQLGSSYFTPWNGLRYMGISISPKSHKNGRRAKCRGKGVYASLFGVGAPEALVIGVVALLVFGPKGLAEVAKNLGKTLRAFQPTIRELQDVSKEFKSTLEREIGLDDDPRAMRNPYQSATPPKPMPVEDFENVPVADPNGTPTSKAYTSEEYLKITEEQLKASAAVQPDVMPSLQDNQIDPMSQSDTQPNIASSPPESPLEPESQPQASQEDNIPSSPESKAESESQTEAAAGEMGK; the protein is encoded by the exons ATGTCTTCTACTGCACTTTGCACTGTCTCATTTGGTATTGCATCACCTGTAAAACTTGAAAAAACAGCCATGTTTTCACTCTCTATATGTTCATGCTCTTCTACACATCTTAAAACCTTCAATTTCCCACTTTCCTCAAGGTTATCTCAATTGGGTTCTTCCTATTTTACTCCTTGGAATGGTTTGAGGTATATGGGCATCTCAATTTctccaaaatctcataaaaatg GAAGGAGGGCCAAATGTAGAGGGAAGGGTGTATATGCTTCTTTATTTGGAGTTGGAGCTCCTGAAGCTTTGGTGATTGGGGTTGTTGCTTTATTGGTTTTTGGTCCTAAAGGCCTTGCTGAG GTTGCTAAAAATTTAGGTAAAACCTTGCGTGCATTTCAGCCTACCATCAGGGAGCTTCAG GATGTTTCTAAGGAATTCAAAAGCACACTGGAGAGGGAGATTGGTCTGGATGATGATCCACGGGCAATGAGAAACCCATATCAATCAGCCACCCCTCCAAAACCCATGCCAGTGGAGGATTTTGAAAATGTGCCGGTGGCTGACCCAA ATGGCACTCCAACTAGCAAAGCATATACAAGTGAGGAGTACCTAAAGATCACTGAGGAGCAGCTGAAAGCATCTGCAGCTGTTCAGCCGGATGTAATGCCATCACTACAAGACAATCAGATTGATCCCATGAGCCAGTCTGATACGCAGCCGAATATCGCATCCTCTCCACCCGAAAGCCCATTGGAACCTGAAAGTCAACCTCAAG CTTCGCAGGAGGATAACATACCCTCGTCACCAGAAAGCAAGGCCGAATCTGAAAGTCAGACTGAAG CTGCCGCAGGGGAGATGGGAAAGTAA